In one Winogradskyella sp. MH6 genomic region, the following are encoded:
- a CDS encoding peptidyl-prolyl cis-trans isomerase, with amino-acid sequence MKKTFFILVVCLGCFSCDFFKKTDDREPIARVNETYLYKEDVEGLVPEGTSKEDSLVIVNGYINRWARQLLLMDGALLNLSQEKQEEFSKLVEQYKSDLYTKAYLEALVKKNIDTIVNTDEAEVFYEANKESFKLNDDLLQLRYISLPLNPIDLDTIKNRFKRYEAKDKRYLDSISVQFKSYSLNDSLWVKLSQVVDKVPVVTQESKDQLLKKSNFLQLKDSINLYLMHVNDIRLQNDYAPLEYVGKSIKQIVINKRKLELIKQLEKDISKDAIKNNKFQIYN; translated from the coding sequence TTGAAGAAGACGTTCTTTATACTGGTTGTTTGTTTGGGGTGTTTCAGCTGTGATTTTTTTAAAAAAACAGATGACAGAGAGCCTATAGCAAGAGTTAATGAAACGTATTTATACAAAGAAGATGTTGAGGGCTTAGTACCAGAAGGAACAAGCAAAGAAGATAGCTTGGTTATAGTAAATGGTTATATAAATAGATGGGCACGCCAATTACTGCTCATGGATGGAGCATTACTAAACCTATCTCAAGAAAAGCAAGAAGAGTTTTCTAAACTGGTAGAGCAGTACAAAAGTGATTTGTATACCAAAGCCTATTTAGAAGCCTTGGTAAAAAAGAATATTGATACAATAGTTAATACAGATGAGGCTGAAGTATTTTATGAAGCCAATAAAGAATCTTTCAAGCTTAATGATGATTTATTACAGTTACGATATATAAGTTTACCACTTAATCCCATAGATTTAGATACTATAAAAAATAGATTTAAACGTTATGAGGCTAAGGATAAGCGCTATTTAGATTCCATTTCAGTACAATTTAAATCGTATTCTCTTAATGATTCTCTTTGGGTAAAATTAAGTCAGGTTGTAGATAAAGTTCCTGTGGTAACTCAAGAAAGTAAAGACCAACTGTTAAAAAAATCTAATTTCTTACAGCTCAAAGATTCAATAAACCTATATTTGATGCATGTTAATGACATTCGTTTGCAGAATGATTATGCACCATTAGAGTATGTCGGCAAATCGATAAAACAAATTGTAATTAATAAGCGTAAACTAGAGCTTATTAAACAACTAGAAAAAGATATTTCAAAAGATGCAATTAAGAACAATAAATTTCAAATCTATAACTAA
- a CDS encoding DUF922 domain-containing protein, translating into MKSTLYFLILFTLQFSLAQDSLSTKTIIPWTKDVKLNWVDFKGSPNTNILAYAQTSYKIDIFPTEVNVDANNNIQNFESLHVVANFYTNHSWVYRESDYLLKHEQLHFDIAGLYALKINKEFKKLIANKNANFDSYFDIYQNLWAKCRETQKQYDSETQHGQLVAENDEWIKKINAEIEMHL; encoded by the coding sequence ATGAAGTCAACTCTATATTTTCTCATTCTTTTTACATTGCAATTTAGCTTAGCTCAAGACAGTTTATCAACAAAAACCATAATTCCATGGACTAAAGATGTAAAATTAAATTGGGTAGATTTTAAAGGTTCCCCAAATACTAACATTCTTGCTTATGCGCAAACATCTTATAAAATAGATATTTTCCCAACTGAAGTAAATGTAGATGCCAATAATAACATTCAGAATTTTGAAAGTCTTCATGTTGTTGCAAATTTTTACACCAATCACTCTTGGGTCTATAGAGAAAGTGATTATTTATTAAAACATGAGCAGTTGCATTTTGATATAGCAGGTTTGTATGCTTTAAAAATCAATAAAGAGTTCAAAAAACTAATTGCCAATAAAAACGCAAACTTTGATTCGTATTTTGACATTTATCAAAATCTATGGGCAAAATGTAGAGAAACACAAAAGCAATACGATTCAGAAACTCAACATGGTCAACTTGTGGCAGAAAACGATGAATGGATTAAAAAAATTAATGCTGAAATAGAAATGCATTTATAA
- a CDS encoding Crp/Fnr family transcriptional regulator, with protein MNSIWILEDVNLFNLLCPHKFKQYKACHTFDAYKKSDYIYFEEDAANKVYLIEKGKVKIGYYNEDGTEVVKAILRKGELFGEKAILGEEKRDEFAQSLDNQTSICPVGVDTMHDLMRDNKTFSLRIYKFIGFKFKKLERRLQLLLFKDSKTRLLEFLNELCTDYGYDCEKTGDHVIDHPYTQKDIASLIGVSRPTLNILMNELKEADVIDFNRRQIRIFSTSA; from the coding sequence ATGAATTCTATCTGGATACTTGAAGATGTGAATTTATTTAATTTGCTCTGCCCTCATAAGTTTAAACAGTATAAAGCGTGCCATACATTTGATGCTTATAAAAAAAGTGATTATATATATTTTGAAGAAGATGCTGCCAACAAGGTGTATTTAATAGAAAAAGGTAAAGTTAAGATAGGTTATTACAATGAGGATGGTACAGAAGTGGTTAAAGCAATTTTAAGAAAGGGAGAGTTGTTTGGAGAGAAAGCGATTTTAGGTGAAGAGAAGCGTGATGAATTTGCTCAATCTCTAGATAATCAAACCTCTATTTGTCCAGTTGGAGTAGATACAATGCATGATTTGATGAGAGATAACAAAACCTTTAGTCTGAGAATTTATAAGTTTATAGGTTTTAAGTTTAAAAAATTAGAACGTCGACTGCAGCTATTACTTTTTAAGGATTCTAAAACCAGACTATTAGAGTTTTTGAATGAGTTGTGTACAGATTATGGTTACGATTGTGAAAAAACAGGAGATCATGTTATTGATCATCCGTATACCCAAAAAGATATCGCATCACTAATAGGTGTTTCTCGTCCTACACTGAATATTTTAATGAACGAGCTAAAAGAAGCAGATGTCATTGATTTCAACCGTCGACAAATTAGGATTTTCAGTACTTCGGCTTAA
- a CDS encoding lycopene cyclase family protein encodes MTNYDYIILGAGASGLMLAYRMASDPFFDDKSILIIDKEKEKGNDRTWCFWENGKGEWDDILTKTWSKIYFGSDTHKEVIDISPYQYKMIRSEDFYNSLQQKIESKTNITFLNEEVVSFTEQKFNVQVITKNGSYVAAKLFNSIHKAELYQFQKKYPVLQQHFVGWFVKAEEAVFDDSKATFMDFTVPQNGNTRFMYVLPINKKTALFEYTLFSKELLQLNEYEDAIAVYLKQKGISDFKIIEKEKGAIPMTAFKFSEFNSKHILNIGTAGGWTKASTGYTFRNTTKKTKTLVEFLKTENDLNKYHKKSKFWFYDLIFLDVLANNNEEGAVLFASMFKKADVKTIFKFLDEESTLLEDLKIILSVPPKRFIQSFLKRLF; translated from the coding sequence ATGACAAACTACGATTATATCATTTTAGGTGCTGGAGCTTCAGGTCTTATGCTTGCGTATCGTATGGCTTCGGATCCTTTTTTTGATGATAAATCGATTTTAATCATTGATAAAGAGAAGGAAAAAGGTAATGATAGAACCTGGTGTTTTTGGGAAAATGGTAAAGGAGAATGGGATGATATACTTACCAAAACTTGGTCTAAAATTTACTTTGGAAGCGATACGCATAAAGAGGTAATAGATATTTCCCCATATCAATACAAAATGATACGAAGTGAAGATTTTTACAATTCACTTCAACAAAAGATTGAAAGTAAAACCAATATAACATTCCTCAATGAAGAGGTTGTTAGTTTTACTGAGCAGAAGTTTAATGTTCAGGTCATAACCAAGAACGGAAGTTATGTAGCTGCTAAACTATTTAATAGTATTCATAAAGCTGAGCTTTATCAATTTCAAAAGAAGTATCCTGTTTTACAACAGCATTTTGTCGGTTGGTTTGTAAAAGCGGAAGAGGCTGTTTTCGATGATTCTAAGGCAACCTTTATGGATTTTACCGTGCCTCAAAACGGAAACACACGTTTTATGTATGTCTTGCCAATAAATAAAAAAACGGCACTTTTTGAATACACCTTATTTTCTAAAGAGTTGCTTCAACTAAATGAATATGAGGATGCTATAGCTGTTTATCTAAAGCAAAAAGGGATTAGCGATTTTAAGATAATAGAAAAAGAAAAAGGGGCTATACCGATGACAGCTTTTAAGTTTTCTGAATTTAATTCAAAACACATACTCAATATTGGTACAGCAGGTGGCTGGACAAAAGCGAGTACAGGTTACACTTTTAGAAATACAACAAAAAAAACCAAAACACTAGTTGAGTTTTTAAAGACCGAAAATGATTTAAACAAGTATCATAAAAAATCAAAGTTTTGGTTTTATGATTTAATTTTTCTAGATGTTTTAGCAAACAATAATGAAGAAGGAGCAGTGCTATTTGCATCCATGTTCAAAAAAGCAGATGTTAAAACTATTTTTAAGTTTTTAGATGAAGAATCTACCTTGCTTGAAGATTTAAAAATAATCTTATCTGTACCGCCAAAACGATTTATTCAATCGTTTTTAAAGCGCCTGTTTTAA
- a CDS encoding aconitate hydratase produces MAFDIDMIKKVYANMTERVDAARDIVGKPLTLSEKILYAHLWDGKPTKAFTRGKDYVDFAPDRVACQDATAQMALLQFMQAGKPKVAVPTTVHCDHLIQAKDGAARDLKHANSTSSEVFNFLESVSNKYGIGFWKPGAGIIHQVVLENYAFPGGMMIGTDSHTVNAGGLGMVAIGVGGADAVDVMAGMAWELKFPKLIGVRLTGKLSGWTAPKDVILKVAEILTVKGGTGAIVEYFGPGATSMSCTGKGTICNMGAEIGATTSTFGYDDSMERYLRATDREDVADEANKIREYLTADAEVYANPEQYFDQVIDIDLSELSPLLNGPFTPDLSTPAGKEMTEKATENDWPLEVEWGLIGSCTNSSYEDLSRASSIAQQALDKGLKTKAEFGINPGSEQVRYTADRDGILEVFEKLDAKIFTNACGPCIGQWARYSDPKNAPKNSIVHSFNRNFAKRADGNPNTHAFVASPEMVAAVAIAGRLDFNPMTDKLINENGEEVMLDEPTGWELPPKGFEVKENGYLEPVADGSGVEVTVKPDSERLQLLTPFEPIGDSVTGAKLLIKAFGKCTTDHISMAGPWLRFRGHLDNIANNTLIGAVNAFNKKTNFVKNQLTGEYGGVPDTQRDYKKHGIWSVVVGDHNYGEGSSREHAAMQPRHLGVAAVIVKSFARIHETNLKKQGMLGLTFANEADYDLIQEDDTFNFLDLNEFAPDKQLHVEVVHSDGSKDVIALNHTYNDAQIEWYKEGSALNLIKKQNA; encoded by the coding sequence ATGGCTTTTGACATTGATATGATAAAGAAGGTTTATGCTAACATGACTGAGCGCGTAGATGCAGCCAGAGATATTGTTGGAAAACCATTAACACTTTCAGAAAAAATATTATACGCTCATCTTTGGGATGGTAAACCTACAAAAGCGTTTACTAGAGGTAAGGATTATGTAGATTTTGCACCAGATAGAGTTGCTTGTCAAGATGCAACAGCACAGATGGCATTACTTCAGTTTATGCAAGCTGGTAAACCAAAAGTCGCTGTGCCAACCACTGTACACTGTGACCATTTAATTCAGGCAAAAGATGGTGCTGCTAGAGATTTAAAACATGCAAATAGTACTAGTAGCGAAGTGTTTAATTTCTTAGAATCAGTATCTAATAAATATGGTATTGGCTTCTGGAAACCAGGTGCAGGTATTATTCACCAGGTGGTATTAGAAAATTATGCATTTCCAGGTGGAATGATGATTGGTACCGATTCGCATACGGTTAACGCAGGCGGACTAGGAATGGTAGCTATTGGAGTTGGTGGAGCAGATGCCGTAGACGTAATGGCCGGAATGGCTTGGGAACTTAAATTTCCAAAATTGATTGGTGTAAGATTAACCGGAAAATTATCTGGATGGACAGCACCAAAAGATGTTATTCTAAAAGTAGCTGAAATTTTAACCGTAAAAGGTGGTACAGGTGCTATTGTTGAATATTTTGGACCTGGAGCAACATCGATGTCTTGTACTGGTAAAGGTACAATTTGTAACATGGGTGCTGAGATAGGAGCGACAACGTCTACGTTTGGATATGATGATTCAATGGAGCGTTACCTAAGAGCTACAGATAGAGAAGATGTAGCAGATGAAGCTAACAAAATTAGAGAATACCTTACTGCAGATGCTGAGGTTTATGCTAACCCTGAGCAGTATTTTGATCAAGTGATTGATATTGACTTGTCTGAATTAAGTCCGTTATTGAATGGTCCTTTTACGCCAGATTTATCAACACCTGCTGGTAAAGAAATGACAGAAAAGGCAACAGAAAATGATTGGCCTTTGGAGGTAGAATGGGGACTTATCGGTTCTTGTACTAACTCTTCATACGAAGATTTATCTAGAGCATCTTCTATAGCACAACAAGCTTTAGATAAAGGCTTAAAAACAAAAGCTGAGTTTGGTATCAATCCAGGTTCTGAGCAAGTACGTTATACAGCTGATAGAGATGGAATACTAGAAGTTTTTGAAAAATTAGACGCTAAGATATTTACTAATGCTTGTGGTCCTTGTATTGGGCAATGGGCTAGATATAGTGATCCAAAAAATGCACCTAAAAACAGTATAGTTCACTCGTTTAACAGAAACTTTGCTAAGCGTGCTGACGGGAATCCAAATACACATGCCTTTGTAGCATCACCAGAGATGGTAGCTGCTGTAGCTATTGCTGGTCGATTAGATTTCAATCCAATGACTGATAAGTTAATTAACGAGAATGGTGAAGAGGTAATGCTAGATGAACCAACAGGATGGGAATTACCACCAAAAGGTTTCGAAGTAAAAGAAAATGGATATTTAGAGCCAGTTGCTGATGGAAGTGGAGTAGAGGTTACTGTAAAGCCAGATTCTGAGAGATTACAATTATTAACACCATTTGAGCCTATTGGAGATTCTGTTACTGGTGCTAAATTGTTAATTAAGGCTTTTGGAAAATGTACTACAGACCATATTTCTATGGCTGGCCCTTGGTTACGTTTTAGAGGGCATTTAGATAACATTGCAAACAATACTTTAATTGGTGCTGTAAACGCCTTTAACAAGAAAACTAACTTTGTTAAAAACCAACTAACTGGTGAGTATGGTGGTGTGCCAGACACTCAGAGAGATTATAAAAAACATGGTATATGGTCTGTTGTTGTAGGAGATCATAACTATGGTGAAGGATCTTCTAGAGAGCATGCAGCTATGCAGCCTAGACACTTAGGTGTTGCAGCTGTAATTGTAAAATCTTTTGCTCGTATCCACGAGACAAACCTTAAAAAACAAGGTATGTTAGGTCTTACTTTTGCTAACGAAGCAGATTACGATTTAATTCAAGAAGATGATACATTTAACTTCTTAGATTTAAATGAGTTTGCACCAGATAAGCAACTACATGTTGAGGTTGTGCACTCAGATGGTTCTAAAGATGTTATTGCTTTAAACCATACATATAATGATGCACAAATTGAATGGTATAAAGAAGGTTCTGCACTTAATTTAATTAAGAAGCAAAATGCTTAA
- a CDS encoding peptidylprolyl isomerase: MQLRTINFKSITKTLSLCCFLYVGTIGAQEIIQDEVVKEKAKDSVVNATRVKADGVAAVVGDYIVLESDLDREIAQLEAQGADLSGVSRCELFGSLLEKKLYAHQAIQDSIIVNELYIKSLVDQQIQGIMAQTRGDMQGLLNFYKKDSEQALRDEMYEINKNAYLAQEMQKKVIDDVEVTPEEVRTFFNDIPKDERPTFGTELKVAQIVVIPEVTEEAKQAVIDRLNGFKKDVESGSSKFATKALFYSEDSGSKNNGGLLPTMNRKKPRMVKEFRDVAFNLQEGEISEPFETDFGFHIIYLEKIRGQEYEVRHILLRPELSQETIQKAKEEIERVRDLIVSGKTTFAEAAREFSDEEETKYEGGKLTNPTTQDFNFELTKMDTEMYTQIQNLKDGEVSQVIQDEDRINNIKFKIMTVTDRIDDHEADYARDYLKIKELALQDKQVRAIEKWQKEVIAETYVKINGEYRNCEYQSNWLKTQ; encoded by the coding sequence ATGCAATTAAGAACAATAAATTTCAAATCTATAACTAAGACTTTAAGTCTTTGTTGTTTTCTGTATGTTGGTACCATTGGTGCTCAAGAGATTATTCAAGATGAAGTTGTAAAAGAAAAAGCAAAAGACTCTGTGGTTAATGCCACCAGAGTTAAAGCCGATGGTGTAGCTGCTGTTGTTGGAGACTATATTGTATTAGAGTCCGATTTAGACCGTGAGATTGCTCAGCTAGAAGCGCAAGGAGCAGACTTAAGTGGCGTTTCGCGCTGCGAACTTTTTGGTAGCCTTTTAGAGAAAAAGTTATATGCGCACCAGGCTATTCAAGATAGTATTATTGTAAATGAGTTGTATATTAAATCTCTTGTAGACCAACAAATACAAGGTATAATGGCACAAACCAGAGGCGACATGCAAGGTTTGTTGAATTTCTATAAAAAGGATTCTGAACAAGCTTTAAGAGATGAAATGTATGAGATAAATAAAAATGCTTACCTCGCTCAGGAAATGCAGAAAAAAGTAATTGACGATGTTGAAGTTACTCCAGAAGAGGTGAGAACCTTCTTTAATGACATACCAAAAGACGAAAGACCAACGTTTGGAACAGAACTAAAGGTTGCCCAAATTGTTGTAATACCAGAAGTTACAGAAGAAGCTAAACAAGCAGTAATTGATAGACTTAATGGGTTTAAGAAAGATGTAGAAAGCGGGTCATCTAAGTTTGCCACTAAGGCTCTATTTTATTCAGAAGATTCTGGTTCTAAGAACAATGGAGGTTTATTGCCAACCATGAACAGAAAGAAACCTAGAATGGTAAAAGAGTTTAGAGATGTTGCCTTTAATCTTCAAGAGGGTGAAATATCAGAGCCATTTGAAACAGATTTTGGTTTTCATATCATATACCTTGAAAAAATTAGAGGTCAAGAGTATGAAGTAAGACATATTTTATTGCGACCAGAATTATCTCAAGAGACCATTCAAAAAGCAAAAGAGGAAATTGAAAGAGTTAGAGATTTAATTGTTAGTGGCAAAACAACTTTTGCTGAAGCCGCAAGAGAGTTTAGTGATGAAGAAGAAACAAAGTATGAAGGAGGTAAATTAACAAATCCTACAACACAAGATTTCAATTTTGAGTTGACCAAAATGGATACGGAGATGTATACACAAATACAAAATCTTAAAGATGGTGAGGTGAGTCAAGTTATTCAAGATGAAGACAGAATAAACAATATTAAGTTTAAGATAATGACTGTAACAGATCGTATTGACGACCATGAAGCCGACTATGCTAGAGATTATTTAAAGATTAAAGAATTAGCACTTCAAGATAAGCAAGTAAGAGCCATAGAAAAATGGCAAAAAGAGGTAATCGCAGAGACCTATGTAAAGATAAATGGCGAATACAGAAATTGCGAATACCAGAGTAATTGGTTAAAAACACAATAG
- a CDS encoding peptidylprolyl isomerase, whose protein sequence is MKPRFKILLLVLLALNVSFAQEKDEVLLTVDDEPIMTSEFLRVYNKNLDLVKDESQKDFDGYLKLFTEYQLKLKEAKRLKLDEDTKYQREFLRYKKQLTKNYLSENKVTDALVKEAYERNSFDVNASHVLVRLDGNAKDTIEAYNQVLKLRERVLKEGFDTVKADVHNGQTIFLEDLGYFSAFKMVYDFETAAYNTPKGEISMPFRTQFGYHVVKVNDKRPSRGTITAAHIMIALQQKDSLLNPEERINDIYKKLQQGEKFESLAKQFSDDKSSARNGGKLSSFKSGQLSSTIFEDHAFALKNDGDISQPFKSEYGWHIVKRISLEPIQSFEELKPTIESKVKRDSRSQLINEAMVDELKKRYEISYNSEAKKYFTPLLDNNYFTRSWRLPEDFDKDKIVFTIGNRSFTYGEFGHHLMSAQRNYANKKGDFSVIVDNEFDKFFENSILQYREDNLELENEDFANILKEYRDGLLLFDLMEKEIWNKASKDTVGLEAFYQKHKAKYQWSDRVDVVIATSANEDYAKKALKMMKKGKSEEEIKKALDTDSQKNIIFTKGVFNTNDPKLPANLKIEQGVSEIYSHNDAFHVIDVKSVLPAGNKTLEEAKGNVINDYQTEIEANWINSLHKRFKVELNEKALEKVKTKIKNQ, encoded by the coding sequence ATGAAACCTAGATTTAAAATTTTGCTTTTAGTTTTACTAGCATTAAATGTATCGTTTGCTCAAGAAAAAGATGAAGTGTTGCTAACGGTTGATGATGAGCCAATAATGACTTCAGAATTTCTAAGGGTTTACAATAAAAATCTAGATTTAGTAAAAGACGAAAGTCAAAAAGATTTTGATGGCTATTTAAAACTATTCACTGAGTATCAGTTAAAACTAAAAGAGGCTAAGCGCCTTAAGCTAGATGAGGACACCAAATACCAACGAGAGTTTTTAAGATACAAGAAACAGTTAACAAAAAATTACCTCTCTGAAAACAAGGTGACTGATGCATTAGTTAAAGAAGCATACGAGCGCAACAGCTTTGATGTAAATGCATCTCATGTATTAGTGCGTTTAGATGGCAATGCAAAGGATACGATAGAGGCTTACAATCAGGTTTTAAAGTTGAGGGAGCGTGTACTTAAAGAAGGGTTTGATACTGTAAAAGCAGATGTGCATAATGGGCAAACTATCTTTTTGGAAGACTTAGGATATTTTTCTGCATTTAAAATGGTGTACGATTTTGAAACGGCAGCTTACAACACACCAAAAGGCGAAATTTCTATGCCTTTTAGAACACAGTTTGGTTATCATGTGGTGAAGGTTAACGATAAGCGTCCATCTAGAGGAACCATTACTGCAGCTCATATTATGATAGCGTTACAGCAAAAAGATTCGCTTTTAAATCCAGAAGAACGCATCAATGATATTTATAAAAAATTGCAGCAAGGAGAGAAGTTTGAGTCTTTGGCAAAGCAATTTTCTGATGATAAGAGCTCGGCAAGAAATGGTGGAAAATTATCATCTTTTAAGAGCGGTCAGTTAAGTTCAACGATTTTTGAAGACCATGCATTTGCTTTGAAAAATGATGGTGATATTAGTCAGCCTTTTAAATCAGAATATGGTTGGCATATCGTAAAGCGCATAAGCCTTGAGCCAATACAGTCTTTTGAAGAATTAAAACCAACTATAGAATCTAAGGTAAAAAGAGATTCTAGATCTCAACTTATTAACGAAGCTATGGTTGATGAATTAAAAAAGCGTTATGAGATTTCATATAATTCAGAAGCTAAAAAATATTTTACACCACTTTTAGATAACAATTACTTTACGCGTTCTTGGAGATTACCAGAAGACTTTGATAAAGACAAAATTGTTTTCACTATAGGCAATCGCTCATTTACTTACGGAGAGTTTGGTCATCACCTTATGTCTGCTCAGCGTAACTATGCAAATAAAAAAGGTGATTTTTCCGTTATCGTAGATAATGAGTTTGATAAGTTTTTTGAGAATTCTATCCTTCAATACAGAGAAGATAATCTAGAACTAGAAAATGAGGATTTTGCTAATATTTTAAAAGAATATAGAGACGGTTTGTTGTTGTTTGATTTGATGGAAAAAGAAATTTGGAATAAAGCATCTAAAGATACTGTTGGTTTAGAAGCATTTTATCAAAAGCATAAAGCAAAGTACCAATGGAGTGACCGTGTAGATGTAGTAATAGCAACTTCTGCAAATGAGGATTATGCCAAAAAGGCTTTAAAAATGATGAAAAAAGGAAAATCTGAAGAAGAGATAAAGAAAGCCTTAGATACAGACAGTCAAAAAAACATCATTTTTACTAAAGGTGTTTTTAATACTAATGATCCCAAACTTCCAGCTAATCTTAAGATAGAACAAGGTGTATCTGAAATATATTCACACAACGATGCGTTTCATGTTATAGACGTTAAGTCTGTATTGCCAGCAGGAAACAAAACTTTAGAAGAGGCTAAAGGTAATGTGATAAATGATTACCAAACCGAGATTGAAGCTAATTGGATTAACAGTCTACACAAGCGTTTTAAGGTTGAGCTTAATGAGAAAGCGCTTGAGAAGGTAAAAACTAAAATTAAAAATCAATAA
- a CDS encoding SRPBCC family protein, with product MKYTTEIIIEKPLQEVVNKMHSTENMKHWQEGLLSAEHISGIPGEFGAKMKLKYNFGKRKMELIETITKQDFPNEFHATYTTKGVRNIQQNYFESTPEGHTKWVSKNEFQPTTFMMNAMLFLMPGAFKKQTKKYMTNFKNFAEKGISVSNA from the coding sequence ATGAAATATACAACCGAAATCATAATAGAAAAACCTTTACAAGAGGTAGTCAATAAAATGCACTCCACTGAGAACATGAAACATTGGCAAGAAGGTCTACTAAGTGCAGAGCACATTTCTGGTATTCCAGGTGAGTTTGGTGCTAAAATGAAACTGAAATACAACTTTGGCAAACGTAAAATGGAGTTAATTGAAACTATAACAAAGCAAGACTTTCCAAACGAGTTTCATGCTACATATACTACGAAAGGAGTTAGGAATATTCAACAAAATTATTTTGAAAGCACTCCCGAAGGACATACCAAATGGGTTAGCAAAAACGAATTTCAACCCACAACATTTATGATGAATGCCATGTTGTTTTTAATGCCTGGCGCCTTTAAGAAACAGACAAAAAAATACATGACTAACTTTAAAAACTTTGCCGAAAAAGGCATATCTGTTTCTAATGCGTAA
- a CDS encoding AAA family ATPase, with product MSDVAVIENFVNKYKTLKQEIAKVIIGQEDVVDQILISIFSGGHSLLIGVPGLAKTLMVNTIAQALGLDFKRIQFTPDLMPSDILGSEILDEDRHFKFIKGPIFANIILADEINRTPPKTQAALLEAMQERAVTVAGHQYKLSLPYFVLATQNPIEQEGTYPLPEAQLDRFMFAIRLQYPSFKEEVEVVKATTTDIQTSVNALFSAQEIIDFQNVIRRIPVADNVIEYAVSLVAKTRPNEQTAADIVKEFVDWGAGPRASQNLILAAKTHAATKGKFSPDIEDIQAVAIGILRHRIIKNYKAEAEGVSDEKIIESLF from the coding sequence ATGTCTGATGTTGCTGTAATCGAAAACTTCGTAAACAAATACAAAACACTAAAGCAAGAAATAGCTAAGGTGATTATTGGTCAGGAAGATGTTGTAGACCAAATCTTAATTTCAATTTTTTCAGGTGGACATTCACTTTTAATAGGTGTACCAGGTTTAGCAAAAACCTTAATGGTAAATACAATTGCGCAAGCACTTGGCTTAGATTTTAAGCGCATTCAGTTTACACCAGATTTAATGCCTAGTGATATTTTAGGAAGTGAAATTTTAGATGAAGATCGTCACTTTAAATTTATAAAAGGTCCAATCTTCGCTAACATCATCCTCGCTGACGAGATTAACAGAACACCACCAAAAACTCAGGCTGCGCTCCTAGAAGCTATGCAAGAGAGAGCTGTAACTGTAGCAGGTCATCAATACAAGTTGAGTTTGCCTTACTTTGTGTTAGCAACACAAAACCCCATAGAACAAGAGGGAACTTATCCTTTACCAGAAGCACAGTTAGACCGTTTTATGTTTGCAATACGACTACAATACCCATCTTTTAAAGAAGAAGTTGAGGTTGTAAAAGCAACAACTACAGATATTCAAACTTCAGTTAATGCATTATTTTCAGCTCAAGAAATTATTGATTTTCAGAATGTGATACGTCGTATTCCTGTTGCAGATAATGTTATTGAGTATGCGGTTTCTTTGGTAGCTAAAACAAGACCAAATGAACAAACTGCCGCAGATATAGTAAAAGAGTTTGTAGATTGGGGAGCTGGTCCACGTGCCTCACAAAATTTAATTTTAGCAGCTAAAACTCATGCTGCTACAAAAGGAAAATTTTCACCAGATATTGAAGATATCCAAGCAGTTGCAATAGGTATTTTAAGACACAGAATTATTAAAAACTACAAAGCTGAAGCAGAAGGTGTAAGCGATGAGAAAATCATTGAAAGCCTTTTTTAA